The sequence TCACACAATCTGGCGGACTCCACCTCATCGGTTTCGACCCGTTCAACTTAACGCCCATCGAGAGCGAAGAGCACACCCTTGTCGTCAACGCAGGAAGTTACGACATGAGCGACGGCAGACTCCTTGTCTCGTCCGAGATCATCGGGAACGGAGGTCAGTTCCTTCAAAGCGACGGTGAGCATCACGTCTACAAGAATATGGTGGTCGGGAGTGCTTCCGCAGGTAGCATCACCCTGAGTGACCAGGCGAAACTCGTTGTTGAGTCTGACATCCTCCTGGGTCTCAACGGAGGAGAAGGATCCGTGAGCTTGGACAACACGGCCTCACTCAGGGTCAACGGAAACATGCTCCTAGGAATGCGCGAACCTGGAGGGTCCGAGTCAGGCAATGGCATAGTGATTCAAGGCAGTGAACAAACATCGGCGGAAGGCGGCCCTTCAGTTTCCGCAGGCAGTGTGATCCTTGGCAACGACGCGACAACCACCGGCGCGTACACCCTGCATAGCGGTACCTTCACTGCCGGTGGCGTGGTTGTCGGCCAGGGCGGGTCAGGCACTTTCAGGCAGACAGGCGGTGTCGCCGCCATCCGCGGCAACCTGGAACTTGGGGCGGTGTTCGACAGCATCGGGACCTATGAACTCTCCAGCGGATCGCTCGACGTCTCGGGTCTTGAACACATCGGCGGCAAAGGTACCGCGACATTCACCCAGACCGGCGGGTCCAACACTGCGGGCAGCATGACAGTAGGGACAGGCAGCAACTACTCTTTCCAAGGCGGGTCACTGACAGTCACAGATACCATCAACAACTACGGCCTGTTCCAGGGTGCTGGCGAAATCAATGTCGAGACATTCAACAACGATGGCACGCTGGCACCAGGGAATTCGCCTGGAACGCTTTCCATTACAGGCGATTTCAATCAGGGCAGCGAAGGTATCCTAGCCATCGAACTCGGCGGCACGCAACCAAGCCTGTTCGACACTCTGAACATCATGGGGGAAGCAAATCTTGCCGGAACCCTGCTCATCGAATCATGGGACAACTTCATGCCAAAAGCCGGCGACTCGTTCACCATCCTCACAGCGCAAAACCTCTCGGGCCAGTTCCTTATCGACAGTAAAATCACCGGCATCAACTGGATCGCCAGCTACCGCGACAACAAGGTCAGCCTGACCGCCAGTTCCGTCCCTCTCCCCGGCGCAGCGCTACTTCTCGCCCCGGTCCTCCTCGGCCTGGTAGGCTTCCGAAGAAAACTCGCCGCATAAGCAATACCAGAACGCAAAGGCGGAGCCACCCTCCGCCTTTTTACTGCCCCGTCGCCATCAATCCAAATTAAGTTTTGCTGCCTGTAGCTCAGCCTTCTCAGCCACCATCCCCGCCGCGCCCGCTGTCTCCGTTCCTGTTTCGTGCATGGATCTCTGTCGTGCATGGGTCTCTGAGACAAATAACACCTCAACTTCATTCATTTTTTTCTCTAAAAAGGCCCTTTTCTCGACCTCAAAATGGTGATTGGTGAGTAGTGACTGGGGTAAGCCGGGCCTTGGAGACCCAATGTCGTATACGTACTTGACCGAATTTCCACACAAAGCGGAAGCTGGTAACTCCGAATGCCTGGGTCTCTGAGACCAATAACACACTGGACTCATCCCCGACTCCAACTTATAAATAAAGGGTATGAAAAATGCCGACCATTAGCATGTTTTACGGAATCCTCGTAATGATCATGTACGAAGACTATGGGCGACATAACCTCCCGCATATCCACGTACGCTATGCGGGACACAAGGCATCGATATGCATTGACGATGGCGTCCTCCTCGCAGGGGACTTCCCCGCCAAGCAACTGAAACTTGTGCAGGCATGGATCGAAATTCACAAAGACGAACTGCTGGCAAACTGGGAACTGGCCGTAGCCGGAGAAGAACTTTTCAACATAGCCCCGCTTCGCTGACAATTGGATGGTAACTATGGAAAAACAGCTGCTGGATGTAGTCGCCGTCGAGCCCCGGCCCGACCATAGCCTCTATCTCACTTTCGAGAACGGTGAAAAACGCATTTTCGATATGCGGCATCTTCTGACAAAACCTCCTTTTCACCGCCTCAAGGAATCGCCGTTCTTCATGCTTGCTAAAGTAGGCTACGGAACAGTGATCTGGCCCGGCAACATCGATATCGCGCCGGAAACCCTCTATGATCAATCACGACCTGCAGGCAGCGGTATCTGAATAGTGAATGGTGATTGGGAAGAAATATTATTAGTGATCGGTGAACAGTGAATGGTGATTGGGAAGAGATATTATTAGTGATCGGTGAACAGTGAATGGTGATTGGAAAGAGTTTTTGTATTTTTTAAATTATCAAACGATAATTTAATTTTCTTACCCATTCACTATTCACTATTCACCATTCACCACTCACTACTCACAATTCACTATTCGCTTAGCATAATTCAATACTCATTTCTTCGCATTGTTTCTCATACGTTCGTATGAGATGGTGAATGGTGAACAGTGAATGGTGATTGGAAATAGTTTTTGTATTTTTTAAATTATCAAACGATAATTTAATTTTCTTACCCATTCA is a genomic window of Desulfomicrobium baculatum DSM 4028 containing:
- a CDS encoding DUF4160 domain-containing protein, encoding MIMYEDYGRHNLPHIHVRYAGHKASICIDDGVLLAGDFPAKQLKLVQAWIEIHKDELLANWELAVAGEELFNIAPLR
- a CDS encoding DUF2442 domain-containing protein — protein: MEKQLLDVVAVEPRPDHSLYLTFENGEKRIFDMRHLLTKPPFHRLKESPFFMLAKVGYGTVIWPGNIDIAPETLYDQSRPAGSGI